CGCTCGATCCGCCCCGTCGCCACCGTCCCCCGGCCCGTGATCGAGAAGACGTCCTCCACCGGCATCAGGAACGGCCGCTCCACCTCGCGCACCGGCTGCGGGATGTAGCTGTCCAGCGCGTCCATCAGCTCCCCGATCTTGCTCCCCCACTCGCCCGCCGGGTCCCCGCTCTGCAGCGCCTGCAGCGCCGAGCCCTTGATGATCGGGATCTCGTCGCCGGGGAAGTTGTACTGGCTCAGGAGCTCCCGCACCTCCAGCTCCACCAGGTCCAGCAACTCCGGGTCGTCGACCATGTCCACCTTGTTCATGAAGACGACGATGTAGGGCACGTTCACCTGCCGCGCCAACAGGATGTGCTCCCGCGTCTGCGGCATCGGGCCGTCCGCGGCCGAGACGACCAGGATCGCCCCGTCCATCTGCGCCGCCCCCGTGATCATGTTCTTCACGTAGTCCGCGTGCCCCGGGCAGTCCACGTGCGCGTAGTGCCGCTTCGGGCTCTCGTACTCCACGTGCGCCGTCGAGATCGTGATCCCCCGCTCCCGCTCCTCCGGCGCCTTGTCGATCTGGTCGAACGCCACCTTCTGCGCCAGCCCCTTGTTCGCCTGGATCGTCGTGATCGCCGCCGTCAGCGTCGTCTTCCCATGGTCCACGTGCCCGATCGTCCCCACGTTCACGTGCGGCTTCGTCCGCTCAAACTTGGCCTTGGCCATGGATCAGTCTTCCAGTAGTCAGAGTTGGGTGAACGCCTGGGGCGGCCGGGCGCGCCGTGCGCTACGGTCGCCGCGTCGGTCGGCCGCGCGCTGCGCGGCGACAGCACCAGACGTGGCTACGCCCGCACCACGTCCGGCGCCTCGGCGGGCAGCACAGACGGTGCGGGCGGCGCACCCACTCCCACGTGGCCAGGCGCGGTCGCGCGTGACGGGGCGGGCAGCGCAGAGCTCACGATCGGGATTGAACCGATGACCTCACCCTTACCAAGGGTGTGCTCTACCAACTGAGCTACGTGAGCGTCCAACAAATCGCCTCACAACGGTCGCGGGCGAGCTTCCAAACGTACGCGGGGCGGTCGTGGCGTGCAAGCCCGCGTCAGATCACGAGTTGAGCGCCGCGGACGCGGTCCGCCACATCACTCCGCCGGGGTCGAGCGTATTGTACGCGTACACTCCGCGTCCCTCAGCCCTGCTCTCTCGTGCGCTACGCCTCGTTGCTGACCACCACGCTCCTGTTTGCCGGGACCGTTGTCGGGACCGCCGCTGCCCAGTCCGCTGCCGCTCCCGCGACCTACCACGTCGCCCGCACGGTCAAGCTCGGTGGTGAAGGCTTCTGGGATTACCTGACCGTCGACACCGCGACCAACCGCCTCTACATCAGCCGCGGCACGCACGTCATGGTCGTCGACCTCGCCCACGACTCGGCGATGGGCGACATCCCCAACACACCCGGCGTCCACGGCATCGCCATCGCCCGCGACCTCGGCCGCGGCTACACGAGCAACGGGCGCGACTCGAGCGTAACCGCGTTCGACCTCCGCACGCTGGCGACCAACGCCCGCTACGGCCCGACCGGCGCCAACCCCGACGCGATCGGCTACGACCCGGCGAGCAAGCGCGTGTTCACCTTCAACGGCCGCGGCCAGAGCATGACCGCGCTCGACGCGTCGACGGGCAAGGTCGTCGGCACGGTCCCGCTCGGCGGAAAGCCGGAGTTCGTCGCCGTCGACGGGCGCGGCATGCTCTACGTCAACAACGAGACAACGAGCGAGCTCATCGCCGTGAATACGCGCACGCTCGCCGTCACGGCGCGGACAAAGATTGCCGGCTGCGAGGAGCCGAGCGGGCTGGCTATCGACACCACGCGGGGCCGGTTGTTCGTCGGGTGCGGGAACAAGG
The Gemmatimonadetes bacterium T265 genome window above contains:
- the tuf1_2 gene encoding elongation factor Tu yields the protein MAKAKFERTKPHVNVGTIGHVDHGKTTLTAAITTIQANKGLAQKVAFDQIDKAPEERERGITISTAHVEYESPKRHYAHVDCPGHADYVKNMITGAAQMDGAILVVSAADGPMPQTREHILLARQVNVPYIVVFMNKVDMVDDPELLDLVELEVRELLSQYNFPGDEIPIIKGSALQALQSGDPAGEWGSKIGELMDALDSYIPQPVREVERPFLMPVEDVFSITGRGTVATGRIERGVIKVQEEVALVGFNADKKTVVTGVEMFRKLLDQGEAGDNVGLLLRGVAKEEIERGMVLAKAGSITPHTDFQAEVYVLTKEEGGRHTPFFKGYRPQFYFRTTDVTGTCELPEGMEMVMPGDNVQMTIRLITPIAMDEGLRFAIREGGRTVGAGVVTKILK